GGAACGGGGACGGGCGCGCCCGTGATCACCACGCGCGCGTCCCCCACGGGAGCGCCGTCCGGGCCCAGCACCTGGCCCCGGACCACGCCGCCCGGCCCGCTCACGTCTTCCACGACTGGATGCGCTTGAACACGTCGGCGTTGATGCGCGTGCCGGAGTTGCTGGTGATGGTGCCGGACGTGCCGTACGCGTGGATGGCCACCGCGATCCGCTTGTCGCCGTCGACCACGTAGACGGGCGCGCCGCTCTGGCCGCCGTACGTGTCGACGTTGTAGAACACCTGCCGCGGCGAGAGCCGCGCCGGGTTCTTGACGTCGAACCACAGCGTCTGCCGCTCGTTGCCGT
The nucleotide sequence above comes from Longimicrobium sp.. Encoded proteins:
- a CDS encoding trypsin-like serine peptidase, giving the protein SVAGWVKNGDPGSDYAAIVLPEDSAVTGEKVGMFGIGAYSDAKLRPLNLNVAGYPGDKNGNERQTLWFDVKNPARLSPRQVFYNVDTYGGQSGAPVYVVDGDKRIAVAIHAYGTSGTITSNSGTRINADVFKRIQSWKT